A region of Toxorhynchites rutilus septentrionalis strain SRP chromosome 1, ASM2978413v1, whole genome shotgun sequence DNA encodes the following proteins:
- the LOC129773990 gene encoding luciferin 4-monooxygenase-like, whose product MEDSKLILYGGPDPVELLQDRSLGQMIANELRVHPDNIGLIDPVLEVQLTYRQILEKSILVATALTELGIKKSDHVAIISENSLEYCFALLGSIFAAVPVALLNPDYLEAELEHAIKLSQPRAIFVSPNALEKTAKVLNKIKLDARIILFGDHPNGAASVSNLIRFTNLLARGTIPGDSYTPEPVDVGTHVALIVLSSGTTGLPKGVQLTHANIMTTVAHSKEAGKLLELPDQLVTLTVTPLFHVVAGVGFINMVTNNCRCVLLPRFDVHLFLDSIQKYKVNIMTVVPPLMVFLAKHPIVDNYDLSTLMTLLCGAAPLSKDIEDRVRDRLGVAFIRQGYGMSETTLGVLMQTGFENKSGCVGKVRMGQWVKVINPENGKILGPNQRGELCFKGSLIMKGYLGLESAIDQDGWLHTGDIGYYDEDEDFFIVDRIKELIKYKGFQVPPAELEAILLEHPKLKDAAVIGIPDERVGELATAFVVRKDDAEVSAEEIIKFVADRVSTQKQLYGGVRFIDDIPKTASGKILRRELRELAKNTRSKL is encoded by the exons ATGGAAGATAGTAAGTTAATTTTGTACGGCGGACCGGACCCGGTGGAGTTGCTGCAGGATCGATCACTTGGACAAATGATCGCTAATGAGCTTCGTGTTCATCCGGATAATATTGGACTG ATTGATCCAGTTCTTGAGGTTCAGTTAACATACCGTCAAATACTGGAAAAGTCCATTCTAGTTGCAACAGCGTTGACCGAACTTGGAATTAAAAAATCCGATCATGTGGCCATCATCAGCGAAAATAGCTTGGAGTACTGCTTCGCCTTGCTTGGGTCAATATTCGCCGCCGTACCGGTGGCACTTTTGAACCCAGATTATTTGGAAG cGGAACTCGAACACGCCATCAAACTTTCACAGCCAAGGGCTATTTTTGTGTCACCGAATGCGCTGGAAAAGACTGCAAAAGTGCTGAATAAAATTAAACTTGATGCAAGAATCATACTTTTTGGCGATCATCCCAATGGTGCCGCGTctgtttccaatttgattcgtTTTACCAATCTGCTGGCTCGTGGTACGATTCCCGGCGATAGTTACACCCCCGAACCGGTGGACGTAGGAACGCACGTCGCATTGATTGTTCTTTCCTCCGGAACCACAGGATTACCGAAGGGAGTTCAACTGACTCACGCAAACATCATGACAACCGTGGCACATTCCAAAGAAGCCGGAAAACTTCTCGAGTTGCCTGATCAGTTGGTGACATTGACCGTAACCCCTCTGTTCCATGTGGTGGCGGGAGTTGGTTTCATTAATATGGTCACCAACAACTGCCGATGTGTTCTCCTGCCTCGATTTGACGTACATCTCTTCCTGGACAGCATCCAGAAGTATAAGGTTAACATAATGACGGTCGTACCACCGCTCATGGTGTTTCTGGCGAAGCATCCCATTGTCGATAATTACGATCTTTCGACGCTAATGACTTTACTCTGTGGCGCGGCACCGCTAAGCAAAGACATCGAGGATCGAGTGCGGGATCGACTTGGGGTGGCTTTCATTCGGCAGGGATATGGCATGAGCGAGACCACTCTGGGAGTGCTGATGCAAACTGGCTTCGAGAACAAATCGGGATGTGTAGGAAAAGTTCGTATGGGACAGTGGGTGAAAGTGATTAACCCTGAGAATGGCAAAATCCTGGGGCCGAATCAACGGGGTGAACTGTGTTTCAAAGGTTCACTCATTATGAAGGGCTACCTGGGATTGGAAAGTGCAATCGATCAGGACGGCTGGCTGCACACCGGAGATATTGGATACTACGACGAAGATGAGGACTTTTTCATTGTTGATAGAATAAAGGAGTTGATAAAATATAAGGGGTTCCAGGTGCCTCCCGCCGAACTGGAAGCCATACTTCTCGAGCATCCAAAGTTGAAGGATGCAGCTGTGATTGGCATCCCGGACGAACGGGTAGGTGAACTGGCCACGGCTTTCGTTGTCAGAAAGGACGACGCGGAGGTTAGCGCTGAGGAAATCATCAAGTTTGTAGCGGACCGGGTTTCAACCCAGAAACAGCTGTACGGGGGAGTGCGATTCATTGATGATATTCCGAAAACGGCCAGCGGCAAAATTTTGCGACGAGAGCTACGAGAGCTTGCCAAAAATACTAGGTCAAAGCTGTAA